The Nitrospira sp. KM1 genome includes a window with the following:
- a CDS encoding type I restriction endonuclease subunit R, producing the protein MNTDTSEKGLESLIVAAMAGRRSGESPPAGEGVSLIRERYGGTGWIVGQAEDYDREFCVDLTQLRAFLHATQPKTAESLDLYNDSPTRRKFLSRLQGEITKRGIIDVLRHGVKDGPYDVSLFCGTPSPGNEKAESLYAANRFSVTRQLRYSRDETQRALDLCLFINGLPIATFELKNNLTKQTVEDAVEQYKRDRDPHEKLFEFGRCIVHFAVDDHEVRFCTHLKGKGSWFLPFNQGWNDGAGNPPNPHGIKTDYLWRQILSREGLTDILENYAQVVEEKNEKTGRKRAVQIWPRFHQLDAVRKLLADARQHGVGRCYLIQHSAGSGKSNSIAWLAHQLIGLPKDEGSAFDSIIVVTDRRILDKQIRDTIKQFAQVGATMAHAEHSGDLRKFIAEEKKIIISTVQKFPFILDEIGNEQRGKKFAIIIDEAHSSQGGRTAAALSIALSVAGAEEDDETIEDKINRLMEAKKLLPNASYFAFTATPKNKTLEIFGAALPPDAEGKIQHRPFHSYTMKQAIQEGFILDVLKHYTPVESYYKLIKKVEGDPEFDTKRAKKKLRRYVESHDHAIRLKAEIMVDHFHEQVLALNKIGGQARAMVVTSGIERAIQYFYAFRDYLTERKSPHKPIVAFSGEHEYGGVKVSEASLNGFPSSQIADKIQEDPYRFLICADKFQTGYDEPLLHTMYVDKVLSGVKAVQTLSRLNRSHPQKHDVFVLDFMNDSDTIQEAFADYYRMTILAEETDPNKLHDLKAALDGYQVYAPTQIEQLVTLYLGGADRDRLDPILDACVGVYNEQLNEDGQVDFKGKAKAFLRAYGFLSSILPYTNAKWEKLSIFLNFLVLKLPAPKEEDLSKGILDAIDMDSYRIEKKAAMKIQLPNENAEIEPVPMTGGGSKPEAELDRLSNILKSFNDQFGNIPWTDADRVHKLITEDIPNRVAADTAYQNAKQNSDRQNAKIEHDKALARVMTAVLKDDTELFKQFMDNDSFKRWLTDMVFRITYESSPGSHLK; encoded by the coding sequence CCTGCTGGTGAGGGCGTCAGCCTTATTCGGGAACGATATGGCGGTACCGGATGGATTGTCGGTCAAGCCGAAGACTACGACCGCGAGTTCTGTGTCGATCTCACCCAACTTCGTGCCTTTCTCCACGCCACTCAGCCTAAAACGGCGGAGTCACTGGACCTCTATAACGATAGCCCGACAAGGCGCAAGTTTCTGTCTCGACTTCAGGGGGAGATAACCAAACGTGGAATTATTGATGTGCTTAGGCACGGCGTCAAGGACGGGCCGTACGATGTCTCTTTATTTTGCGGTACGCCGTCGCCGGGCAATGAGAAGGCCGAGTCTCTCTATGCCGCCAATCGCTTCTCCGTTACGCGGCAGCTTCGTTATAGCCGTGATGAAACACAACGAGCGCTCGATCTCTGTCTATTCATCAATGGCTTGCCGATCGCCACGTTCGAGCTCAAGAACAATCTTACGAAGCAGACGGTCGAAGATGCGGTAGAGCAATACAAGCGGGACCGTGATCCGCACGAGAAGCTCTTCGAGTTTGGACGCTGCATCGTACACTTCGCGGTAGATGATCACGAAGTCCGCTTCTGTACGCATCTCAAAGGGAAAGGGTCATGGTTTCTTCCCTTCAATCAAGGTTGGAACGATGGAGCAGGGAATCCGCCTAACCCACATGGCATTAAGACCGACTATCTATGGCGGCAGATTCTTAGCCGGGAAGGGCTGACCGATATTCTGGAGAACTACGCTCAGGTTGTCGAAGAAAAGAATGAGAAGACAGGCAGGAAGAGGGCGGTACAGATCTGGCCCCGCTTTCATCAGCTCGATGCGGTGCGCAAGCTCCTTGCCGATGCACGACAGCACGGGGTCGGCCGGTGTTACTTGATTCAGCATTCAGCGGGCAGCGGCAAGTCGAATTCCATTGCCTGGCTCGCACATCAGCTCATCGGATTGCCTAAGGACGAAGGATCGGCCTTTGACTCGATCATCGTGGTCACAGATCGTCGCATCCTCGATAAGCAAATCCGTGACACCATTAAACAGTTTGCCCAGGTGGGCGCAACGATGGCGCATGCCGAGCACTCCGGGGATCTACGGAAATTCATTGCCGAGGAGAAGAAGATCATCATCTCCACGGTGCAGAAGTTTCCATTCATCCTGGATGAGATTGGAAATGAGCAACGTGGGAAGAAATTCGCCATCATTATCGATGAAGCGCATTCCAGCCAGGGTGGTCGGACAGCGGCTGCCCTTAGCATCGCGCTCTCGGTTGCCGGAGCTGAGGAGGATGACGAAACCATTGAAGATAAAATCAACCGTCTCATGGAGGCCAAGAAGCTTCTTCCAAACGCGAGTTATTTCGCCTTCACCGCCACCCCAAAGAACAAGACGTTGGAGATTTTCGGCGCGGCACTTCCTCCGGACGCAGAAGGGAAGATTCAACATCGTCCCTTCCACAGCTACACGATGAAACAGGCAATTCAGGAAGGGTTCATCCTGGATGTGCTTAAGCACTACACCCCGGTCGAGAGTTACTACAAACTGATCAAGAAGGTGGAGGGCGATCCGGAGTTCGACACCAAGCGGGCAAAGAAGAAGCTACGCCGCTACGTCGAAAGTCATGACCACGCCATCCGCCTCAAGGCCGAAATCATGGTGGATCACTTCCATGAGCAGGTCCTGGCGTTGAACAAGATCGGCGGGCAGGCGCGGGCTATGGTGGTGACTAGTGGGATCGAGCGGGCGATCCAGTATTTCTATGCCTTCCGCGATTATCTGACAGAACGGAAGAGTCCGCACAAGCCCATCGTGGCTTTCTCAGGCGAACACGAGTACGGCGGCGTCAAGGTATCGGAAGCTTCGCTGAACGGTTTTCCATCAAGTCAGATAGCGGACAAGATACAGGAGGATCCCTATCGGTTTCTGATCTGCGCGGACAAGTTCCAAACCGGCTACGACGAGCCGCTGCTCCACACGATGTACGTGGATAAGGTTTTATCCGGGGTCAAGGCCGTACAGACCCTCTCGCGTCTCAATCGTTCTCACCCACAGAAGCATGATGTATTCGTACTTGATTTCATGAACGATAGCGACACGATCCAGGAGGCTTTCGCCGACTACTATCGCATGACGATTCTTGCTGAAGAGACTGATCCCAACAAACTCCATGACTTGAAAGCCGCGCTCGACGGTTATCAAGTGTATGCTCCGACGCAGATCGAGCAGCTTGTGACGCTGTATCTCGGCGGAGCCGACCGTGACAGGCTCGATCCCATCTTGGACGCCTGCGTGGGTGTCTATAATGAGCAGCTCAACGAAGATGGGCAAGTCGACTTCAAGGGGAAGGCCAAGGCGTTTCTGCGGGCGTATGGCTTCCTCTCTTCAATCCTGCCCTACACGAATGCCAAGTGGGAGAAATTGTCCATCTTTCTCAACTTCCTCGTGCTCAAGTTGCCGGCGCCGAAAGAAGAGGATCTCTCCAAGGGCATCCTGGACGCCATCGATATGGACAGTTACCGTATTGAGAAGAAAGCGGCGATGAAGATCCAGTTGCCGAATGAGAACGCCGAGATCGAACCGGTACCCATGACAGGCGGGGGGAGTAAGCCCGAAGCGGAACTTGACCGGCTTTCTAATATTCTCAAATCTTTCAACGATCAATTCGGCAACATTCCCTGGACGGACGCCGACCGGGTGCACAAGCTGATCACAGAAGACATCCCGAACCGTGTGGCTGCTGACACGGCCTATCAAAATGCGAAACAGAACTCGGACAGGCAGAACGCGAAAATTGAACACGATAAGGCGTTGGCAAGAGTGATGACCGCAGTGCTCAAGGACGATACGGAGCTGTTCAAGCAATTTATGGATAACGATTCATTCAAGCGATGGCTGACGGATATGGTCTTTCGGATCACATACGAAAGTTCCCCCGGCTCACACCTGAAGTAA